The Channa argus isolate prfri chromosome 22, Channa argus male v1.0, whole genome shotgun sequence genome has a window encoding:
- the kcnk12l gene encoding potassium channel subfamily K member 13 has product MAQRRAAGSCCCPRAPLNEDNARFCLLAGLILLYLLCGAAIFSALEHPFELRARRLWKQQLQNFTHRYRVNLGALHTLLRQYEEANGAGIRVDTLRPRWDFSGAFYFVGTVVSTIGFGMTTPATIAGKIFLIFYGLIGCAATILFFNLFLERIITMLAYIMRWCHERRLRCAGDGVMSSREETSVEEDSLEGWKPSVYYVMLILGMASIVIACSASTLYSSMENWSYVDSLYFCFVAFSTIGFGDLVSSQRQHYESQEAYRLGNCLFILMGVCCIYSLFNVISIVIKQTLNWILGKLVCSGKHQLRSCSTRGCWGLCCPCLQNKNNNQRHLPAHLRQKRLKRNTVQPMPSHCSTGKHRYTDGSVETVCDSETEVGAVHDGVHGGRRLSEEMICVNEFMVSNKVSLALLQKQLSETAHLGPRQSYGHQNGFSGGVGALAIMNNRLQETSLDR; this is encoded by the exons ATGGCTCAGAGGAGGGCTGCTGGTAGCTGCTGCTGTCCCAGGGCACCTTTGAATGAAGACAATGCCCGTTTCTGCCTGTTGGCCGGGCTCATCCTGCTCTACTTATTGTGTGGAGCGGCTATCTTCTCAGCCCTGGAACATCCCTTTGAGCTGCGTGCCCGTCGCCTCTGGAAACAGCAGCTGCAAAATTTCACCCACAGATATAGGGTCAACCTGGGTGCCCTGCACACTCTGCTGCGGCAATACGAAGAGGCAAATGGTGCTGGGATCCGAGTGGATACGTTGAGGCCCCGTTGGGATTTTTCTGGAGCTTTCTACTTTGTCGGCACAGTGGTCTCTACTATCG GCTTTGGTATGACCACACCAGCAACCATagctggaaaaatatttttaatcttttatggTCTCATTGGCTGTGCTGCCACCATCCTCTTCTTTAACCTTTTCCTGGAGAGGATTATCACCATGTTAGCCTACATCATGCGCTGGTGCCATGAGCGGCGACTAAGGTGTGCAGGGGATGGGGTAATGTCAAGCAGGGAGGAGACGTCAGTTGAGGAAGACAGCCTGGAAGGCTGGAAACCATCAGTCTATTATGTGATGCTGATCCTAGGAATGGCATCGATTGTGATTGCATGCAGTGCCTCTACTCTATACAGCTCTATGGAGAACTGGAGCTATGTGGACTCCCTCTATTTCTGCTTCGTGGCCTTCAGCACAATTGGCTTTGGGGATTTGGTGAGCAGTCAGAGACAGCATTATGAGTCTCAGGAGGCCTACCGGCTCGGGAACTGCCTTTTCATCTTAATGGGAGTGTGTTGTATCTACTCACTTTTCAATGTTATTTCTATTGTCATCAAGCAAACTCTCAACTGGATCCTGGGTAAGCTGGTCTGCTCAGGGAAGCATCAGCTCCGCTCATGCTCCACGCGTGGGTGCTGGGGACTCTGCTGCCCCTGtctccaaaacaaaaataacaaccaGAGGCACCTACCTGCTCACCTCAGGCAGAAACGTTTAAAACGCAACACTGTGCAACCCATGCCATCCCACTGCTCCACAGGAAAACACCGCTACACGGACGGCTCAGTGGAGACAGTGTGTGACAGTGAGACGGAAGTAGGGGCAGTGCATGATGGGGTACATGGAGGACGGCGTCTGTCAGAAGAGATGATCTGTGTCAATGAATTTATGGTGTCCAATAAGGTGTCTCTGGCACTGCTGCAGaagcagctgagtgaaacaGCTCATCTTGGCCCACGGCAGAGCTACGGCCATCAGAATGGATTCTCTGGTGGTGTGGGGGCCTTGGCCATTATGAATAATCGCCTGCAAGAAACCAGTCTGGATAGGTAG
- the itpkca gene encoding inositol-trisphosphate 3-kinase C: MTPKKHQQWLQVVGHAGNFHVGDYGTLLKRFCKEEQQCYLRLMEDNLKPFVPAYHGVVQQDKQDYNVIDNLLPHFDSPAIMDCKLGSRTYLEEELLVARERPQPRKDMYEKMITLDPEAPTNQERAQKAVLKTRYMQWRETLSSTTTLGFRIEGFTKANGECLTNFKRTKSREQVMEALDNFVGSSTQIVWGYLTRLKQLREALETSDFFRTHEVVGSSLLFVHDWKGRTGVWMIDFGKAAPLPPHLTCDHRAPWVEGNREDGYLWGLDNLIDTLLNMLQLT, encoded by the exons ATGACACCTAAGAAACACCAACAGTGGCTGCAAGTGGTCGGACATGCAG GGAACTTTCATGTTGGAGATTATGGTACATTGCTGAAGAGGTTTTGTAAAGAGGAGCAACAATGCTATCTGAGGCTGATGGAGGACAATTTAAAGCCTTTTGTTCCAGCCTACCATGGGGTGGTACAGCAGGACAAGCAGGACTACAATGTGATAGATAACTTGCTGCCCCATTTCGACTCACCTGCGATCATGGACTGCAAATTGGGCAGTCG CACATACCTTGAGGAGGAGCTGTTGGTGGCTCGAGAACGGCCCCAGCCTAGAAAAGACATGTATGAAAAGATGATAACTTTGGACCCAGAGGCCCCAACTAACCAGGAACGAGCCCAGAAGGCAGTGCTAAAAACAAGGTACATGCAGTGGAGGGAGACGCTGAGCTCCACGACAACTCTGGGTTTCCGCATAGAAGGGTTCACG AAGGCAAATGGAGAATGTCTTACAAACTTCAAAAGGACGAAAAGTAGAGAACAAGTAATGGAAGCACTTGATAACTTTGTTGGGTCCAGTACTCAAATTGTG TGGGGCTATCTGACACGTTTGAAACAGTTGAGGGAGGCGCTGGAAACATCAGACTTCTTCAGAACACATGAG GTTGTAGGCAGTTCCTTGTTGTTTGTGCATGACTGGAAAGGCAGAACAGGAGTCTGGATGATCGACTTTGGAAAGGCAGCACCTTTGCCACCGCACCTCACCTGTGACCACCGCGCTCCCTGGGTAGAAGGCAATCGAGAAGATGGTTATCTGTGGGGTCTGGACAACCTCATTGATACACTACTCAACATGCTGCAACTGACCTGA
- the ppm1nb gene encoding protein phosphatase, Mg2+/Mn2+ dependent, 1Nb (putative), producing MRTARKGSVEIPAFVRQLVKETERRVSSFFKGGRGGSAEGEQQGEGENEEVIPSPYLDRPVLDKLTEEGCTRWGMTYALGSMQGWRANMEDFHNCVPQLSVHLAGWSFFAVFDGHAGSTVAQYCSQHLLGHILATGGIGPEDDPQRVKGAIIQGFLQTDKHLHSVARREGWERGGTTVVATLISPYCIYFANCGDSRAMLCRSGQVCFSTEDHKPYNPLEKERIESAGGTVSVQRINGSLAVSRALGDFSYKGAENRTPSEQMVSPEPEVCVVERSLADEFLVLACDGVWDTISNEDLCAFIHNRLHVCNDLRDVCSQVIDLCLYKGSLDNISIILLCFPGAPQLSAEALHQEAELEDLLESKVAEIYAEICARGEEPDLLSVLTVLASTVIPGLPPGGGIQSKRNCIISAYYQQRETHKPTVPYGPGDS from the exons ATGAGGACAGCCAGGAAAGGCAGCGTGGAGATACCAGCATTTGTGCGGCAGCTGGTGAAAGAGACGGAGAGGAGAGTCAGCTCTTTTTTTAAGGGGGGCCGTGGAGGATCAGCAGAAGGAGAGCAGCAAGGGGAGGGGGAGAACGAGGAGGTCATCCCCAGCCCTTACCTAGACCGTCCAGTCCTGGACAAGCTAACAGAGGAAGGCTGCACCCGTTGGGGTATGACCTATGCCCTTGGAAGCATGCAAGGCTGGAGGGCCAACATGGAAGACTTCCACAACTGTGTGCCACAGCTGAGTGTACATCTGGCTGGATGGAGCTTCTTCGCTGTGTTTGATGGTCATGCGGGCAGCACGGTGGCACAGTACTGCTCTCAGCACCTTCTGGGTCACATCCTGGCCACAG GTGGAATTGGACCAGAGGATGACCCTCAAAGGGTAAAAGGAGCCATCATCCAGGGCTTcctgcagacagacaagcaCTTACACTCTGTGGCGCGCCGAGAAGGCTGGGAGAGGGGAGGCACCACTGTGGTGGCCACTCTCATCTCACCCTATTGCATATATTTTGCTAACTGTGGTGACTCAAGGGCCATGCTGTGCCGGTCTGGCCAGGTTTGCTTCTCCACTGAGGACCATAAACCTTACAACCCTCTTGAGAAAGAGCGCATTGAGAGTGCAGGTGGCACTGTGTCCGTCCAACGGATCAATGGTTCCCTGGCAGTGTCTCGTGCTCTGGGGGACTTCAGCTACAAGGGGGCAGAAAACCGGACACCCAGCGAGCAGATGGTGTCACCAGAGCCAgaggtgtgtgtggtggagcGCTCACTAGCGGATGAGTTTCTGGTGCTCGCCTGCGACGGTGTGTGGGACACTATCAGCAACGAGGACCTGTGCGCCTTCATCCACAACCGGCTGCATGTCTGCAATGACCTGAGGGACGTCTGCTCTCAAGTCATTGACCTCTGTCTCTATAAG GGCAGTCtggacaacatcagcatcaTCCTGCTGTGCTTCCCTGGAGCCCCCCAGCTGTCAGCAGAGGCGTTACACCAGGAGGCTGAACTGGAGGACCTGTTGGAGTCCAAAGTAGCAG AGATTTATGCTGAAATATGTGCAAGAGGGGAGGAACCTGACCTACTCTCTGTCCTCACAGTCCTTGCATCCACTGTCATCCCTGGATTACCACCAGGTGGAGGCATACAGAGCAA GAGGAACTGTATTATTTCTGCTTACTatcaacagagagagacacacaagcCCACAGTTCCATAT GGCCCGGGAGATTCCTGA